One Tolypothrix bouteillei VB521301 DNA window includes the following coding sequences:
- a CDS encoding CHASE2 domain-containing protein, whose product MQPGIWKLLKEKFTIWRLGGRLGLVVVLLVIIARLSGWLQFLEWGIFDTFLSWRPYESIDERILIVGINEADIESVGTYPIPDGEITEVIKKVQVDKPIAIGLDIARNVPVEPGNTELAEFAKRSKKLIGIEKILLPGRFSSIPNLPSEQVGFSDIIPDKDIKYRRILLGTPNPLDPDDYKFSFSLRLAEAYLSQKGIPLENGKLDRHAIRFANTELPRFLPNFGGYVGTDAGGVQVLLNFRNGKERFRTVSLHDIKTGNFQPEWIRDRIVMIGMTAISAPDLFSTSAVSGLQLHGQIYGVEFHAHAVSQIINAVLESRPLIKTWSEEWEYIWILGWGFITISLNLTIESPWRKLFAISVINIGLITISYYVLLVWGWWIPVAPILLILGINFVGFLSACYQYEQSLKAQIGIRQHTIEMAFTEIHNGPLQTLAALLRNVQNHDLSKEELLTDLKNLNLEIRDIGEYLTQQTLNLEESLRLGSGLKIDLKRPIHEIFYEVYSSTIERNLPYFQTLKAKVRSFEPLEEQFLTIERKRELCQFLEEALCNVGKHAKGVTRLSATGTKQQGWYSLKIKDNGLGIRSNYESKGTKDSKNLAKQLGGYFNRERATPKGTVCELTWPLAGSRSWISTMKFRLKAYFQRKLRFLTKTFQRSV is encoded by the coding sequence ATGCAGCCTGGTATTTGGAAGTTATTAAAAGAAAAATTTACTATTTGGCGTCTGGGAGGACGCCTGGGATTAGTTGTTGTTTTATTGGTCATAATAGCTCGTCTGAGCGGTTGGCTGCAATTCTTAGAGTGGGGAATTTTTGATACTTTTCTAAGTTGGCGTCCCTACGAATCAATAGATGAACGAATTTTGATTGTTGGTATTAATGAAGCTGATATCGAAAGTGTAGGAACATATCCAATACCGGATGGAGAAATCACTGAAGTTATTAAAAAAGTGCAGGTTGACAAACCGATAGCAATTGGACTTGATATTGCAAGAAATGTACCCGTAGAACCCGGTAATACGGAACTTGCCGAATTTGCAAAGCGAAGCAAAAAATTGATTGGTATTGAGAAAATCTTGCTACCCGGTCGATTTTCTTCAATACCAAATTTACCTTCTGAACAAGTTGGGTTTTCGGATATTATTCCCGATAAAGATATTAAATACAGGCGCATTCTCCTTGGAACACCAAATCCCTTAGATCCAGATGACTATAAATTTTCTTTTTCTCTGCGTTTAGCAGAAGCTTATTTATCTCAGAAAGGTATTCCTCTTGAAAATGGAAAACTCGATCGCCATGCAATCAGGTTTGCCAATACTGAACTTCCCCGCTTTTTGCCCAACTTTGGTGGGTATGTGGGAACTGATGCAGGAGGGGTTCAAGTTCTTCTCAACTTTCGTAATGGGAAAGAAAGATTTAGAACAGTATCGCTTCACGATATCAAAACGGGAAATTTTCAGCCCGAATGGATACGCGATCGCATTGTCATGATTGGTATGACAGCTATTAGTGCTCCTGACTTATTTAGTACCTCAGCAGTTTCTGGATTGCAGCTTCACGGACAAATTTATGGAGTTGAATTTCATGCTCATGCTGTCAGTCAAATTATTAATGCTGTTTTGGAATCACGACCACTCATAAAAACTTGGTCGGAGGAGTGGGAATATATATGGATATTAGGTTGGGGTTTCATTACCATTAGTCTGAATTTGACGATCGAATCCCCGTGGCGCAAGCTGTTTGCTATTAGTGTAATTAATATTGGTCTAATTACAATAAGTTATTATGTATTGCTTGTTTGGGGTTGGTGGATACCTGTAGCACCAATTTTATTAATTTTAGGAATAAATTTTGTTGGTTTTCTTAGTGCTTGCTATCAATACGAACAATCGTTAAAAGCTCAAATCGGGATACGACAACACACTATTGAGATGGCATTTACAGAAATCCACAATGGACCATTACAAACCTTAGCTGCGCTATTAAGGAATGTACAAAATCACGATTTATCTAAAGAAGAATTACTAACTGATTTAAAAAATTTAAATTTAGAAATTAGAGATATTGGTGAATACTTAACACAACAAACTCTGAATCTAGAAGAAAGCCTTCGTTTGGGAAGTGGCTTAAAAATAGATTTAAAACGTCCAATTCATGAAATTTTCTATGAAGTATACAGTAGTACTATTGAACGAAATCTTCCCTACTTTCAAACCCTCAAAGCCAAAGTTCGCTCCTTTGAACCTCTCGAAGAGCAATTTTTAACTATTGAACGCAAGCGAGAACTTTGTCAATTTCTTGAAGAAGCTTTATGTAATGTTGGAAAACACGCTAAGGGAGTTACGCGTTTGTCTGCTACAGGAACAAAACAACAAGGATGGTATAGTCTAAAGATTAAAGATAATGGATTGGGTATCCGTTCCAACTATGAAAGCAAAGGAACCAAAGATAGTAAAAATTTAGCAAAACAACTAGGAGGATATTTTAACCGAGAGCGTGCAACTCCTAAAGGAACTGTATGTGAGTTAACTTGGCCTCTTGCTGGTAGCAGGAGTTGGATTTCAACAATGAAGTTTAGGCTGAAGGCTTATTTCCAGAGAAAATTGAGATTTTTGACAAAAACTTTTCAACGCAGCGTATGA
- a CDS encoding response regulator transcription factor, with the protein MMTINFKDLMMSQDLPQRATLKLLVIDDHQLILGGTLDVLRQQYPTAEFLTAKTAQDAVNQLLNSQPDLVVVDLSIPEKPGMTAQIDTGLQLLQNLMKNYPNLNLMVQSSYVKALARIRHDIDNHQGGFTVSDKGLSEQEMLTRIHLAIEGGTHTRDLGRRIEVKPEWLELLRLAFEEGLTDKAIADRMVVAERTVRNYWTKVQDVLGVYPEDCKKDGKNIRIETEIRAREEGLID; encoded by the coding sequence ATGATGACAATAAACTTCAAAGATTTGATGATGAGCCAAGATTTACCACAGCGAGCAACGTTAAAACTTCTTGTCATTGATGACCACCAGTTAATTTTAGGTGGCACCCTTGATGTGTTGCGCCAACAGTACCCAACGGCTGAATTCCTCACAGCTAAAACTGCACAAGATGCTGTTAACCAATTATTAAACTCTCAGCCCGATCTGGTTGTTGTAGACCTTTCGATTCCGGAAAAACCAGGGATGACAGCCCAAATTGATACGGGTTTGCAACTTTTACAAAACTTAATGAAAAACTATCCCAATCTTAATCTTATGGTGCAAAGCAGTTACGTTAAGGCTTTAGCACGAATCAGACACGATATAGATAATCATCAAGGAGGGTTTACAGTCTCTGATAAAGGGCTTTCCGAACAGGAAATGTTAACTCGAATACACCTTGCTATTGAGGGAGGAACTCATACACGAGATTTAGGAAGAAGAATAGAAGTTAAACCGGAGTGGTTAGAGCTTTTGAGGTTGGCTTTTGAAGAAGGATTAACAGATAAAGCGATCGCAGACAGGATGGTTGTGGCTGAACGCACGGTACGCAATTACTGGACTAAAGTCCAAGACGTTTTGGGTGTTTACCCTGAAGACTGCAAGAAAGATGGCAAGAATATCAGAATTGAAACTGAAATTAGGGCTAGAGAAGAAGGTTTGATTGATTAG
- a CDS encoding tetratricopeptide repeat protein — translation MKEQKLEFICKEQENKLKDFVKLEVEFSQLKSKYKATNHDTPWQSSPLYFILWKMESGQSLTSEEVHWLSSNSLFRTNAIAQDIERFAQLKSKYKATQYQGSYSDSILYKILKKLDLSERLTEVEYNFLLNNQLLDTAKIFEQQESERKDKFAYLIDKYQAKSIDNLSLVSPLYSLLQKIDENNNLSESEVRWLEQQGLHETIAMAQELEKAREFAALKVKYQATGYDDCSPKSHLYKVLKRLELDSKLSEQDLNFLRNRKLTETIAIANQQYACVLKSKIKSGEILNEVEIEWLKNNRYEDIINIFQKHHFTILKKKYGLIDLVNKLTLHPFYHILLKLERNERLDPILFFQLVEQDLLSRDGKVALKYYTIEAEFYVQEFQHTGNKWHIPTASSYWRKANEPEQALQLTDLDLNHVKDNTLKSAILVTRGAAFRDIGKLDAAESCARKAMKYHALSYQPYTLMGAIAYDKGDYPNGDSWFKEAIQRGAKTEDIDDEIKRVVKNTKDEEKRHTAAAYLLKKNSERYAWAKAYLKKSKDKDKG, via the coding sequence TTGAAAGAGCAAAAACTAGAATTTATATGTAAAGAACAAGAAAATAAATTAAAAGATTTTGTCAAATTAGAAGTAGAATTTTCACAATTAAAGTCCAAGTACAAAGCTACAAATCATGATACTCCTTGGCAATCTAGTCCCCTGTATTTCATTCTTTGGAAAATGGAATCAGGACAATCTCTTACTTCTGAAGAAGTTCATTGGCTAAGTTCAAATAGTCTATTTCGGACGAATGCGATCGCTCAGGACATTGAGCGATTTGCTCAACTTAAGTCTAAGTATAAAGCCACTCAATATCAAGGTTCCTATTCTGATAGTATCCTGTATAAAATACTGAAAAAGTTAGATTTATCAGAACGTTTAACTGAGGTCGAATACAATTTTCTCCTAAATAACCAACTCTTGGATACTGCCAAAATTTTTGAACAACAAGAGTCAGAAAGAAAGGATAAATTTGCCTACTTAATAGATAAATATCAAGCAAAAAGTATCGATAATTTATCATTAGTAAGTCCATTATATTCCCTACTACAAAAAATTGATGAAAACAATAACTTAAGTGAATCAGAGGTTCGCTGGCTGGAACAGCAAGGGCTTCACGAAACAATTGCTATGGCTCAAGAATTAGAAAAAGCACGAGAATTTGCTGCCTTAAAAGTTAAGTATCAAGCTACAGGATATGACGATTGCTCTCCTAAGAGCCACCTGTATAAAGTTCTCAAAAGGCTTGAGTTAGACAGTAAGTTAAGCGAACAAGATCTTAACTTTCTGAGGAATCGAAAACTGACTGAAACGATCGCGATTGCAAATCAACAATACGCTTGTGTTCTGAAGTCTAAAATAAAATCGGGAGAAATTCTAAATGAAGTAGAAATTGAATGGCTGAAAAACAATCGCTATGAAGATATTATTAATATTTTTCAAAAACATCATTTTACCATTCTCAAGAAAAAGTATGGTTTAATAGATTTGGTCAATAAATTAACATTACATCCATTCTATCATATTTTACTAAAACTGGAGAGAAACGAGAGATTAGACCCCATACTATTTTTCCAACTTGTAGAACAAGATTTATTATCTCGTGATGGAAAAGTTGCTCTAAAATATTACACCATTGAAGCAGAGTTTTATGTACAAGAATTTCAGCACACGGGAAATAAATGGCATATTCCAACTGCCAGTAGTTATTGGCGTAAAGCAAACGAACCAGAGCAAGCTTTACAATTAACTGACTTAGACTTAAACCACGTAAAAGACAATACTCTCAAATCAGCAATTTTAGTAACTAGAGGTGCAGCATTCAGAGATATCGGCAAATTAGATGCTGCTGAAAGTTGCGCGAGAAAAGCTATGAAATATCATGCGCTCAGTTATCAGCCTTACACGTTAATGGGAGCTATTGCCTATGACAAAGGTGATTATCCGAATGGAGATTCTTGGTTTAAAGAAGCAATCCAACGTGGTGCTAAAACTGAAGATATCGATGATGAAATCAAGCGAGTGGTTAAGAATACAAAAGATGAAGAAAAAAGACATACTGCAGCAGCATACTTACTCAAAAAAAATAGCGAACGGTACGCTTGGGCGAAAGCTTATCTCAAAAAATCGAAAGATAAAGATAAGGGCTGA
- a CDS encoding CHAT domain-containing protein, with amino-acid sequence MLNPYRKSTQHQVLGTLFLVSLVFCLSFAQIESIIAQTPDASQLVQQGIERYKAADFRGAIAPWKTALNFYQQSKNQNNEAIVSENLARAYQQLGDSEEALSYWEQVTKYYRNSGNLQQYGRMLTEQAQTYSNLGQPGKAIALLCGIPEKQPKSDTKPQEQSNCLPGSALQIARQQTDKLGEVAALGSLGEAYRLRGKYDDAIKHLEQAEKITEPVYKSKVLNSLGNAYLNKAQREKIRADSAKQLGISKANEFQKNAIAYYKKAWDSFQSSLRLARQQDDKVGQMQVLLNLIQLDRHLQDEKNLTSASPKSTRENSQSETHIQAALNLLDKLPLSRNKIYAAIDLANLPENSKDASSSLIACSSKRRLPESQANSLLLNAVETSQKLQDSRSQSFAFGSLGHFYECRQEYKQALDFTQKALWSADQKMQARDSVYLWEWQRGRILKAQDKESEALPSYQRAYTLLEQIRSDILSAERDLQFDFQDVIKPLYLELAQLRLEEASLPSSNTENRKEQLKNALETIDSLKLAELQNFFGNDCILTVTNDKNVDELLGKSTAVFSSIFLDKNIAILLSLPSGERKLQWIKESRENVITEIQKFRQGLEEGILNPGQYDSTHAQNLYDWFIRPFKDNLKQEQIKTLVFVQDGILRIIPMAALYDKEQKKFLVENYDLANTPSLKLTAPKALNQLEKRALILGLTKQVEVDGTTYSALPNVQYEIDTLKKQFPDNKPLINEEFNREKLDRELNKTVYPIVHIATHAQFGTIPEDTFIVTGNGYKLTINELEASLRQINGGSRAVELLALTACQTALGDERASLGLAGVAVQAGVRSALATLWSVSDASTSKLMTEFYSGIKSGMSKAQALSAAQRKLIQAKKIEDINDQYDNPAYWAPFITIGNWL; translated from the coding sequence GTGCTAAACCCGTATCGCAAGTCTACTCAACATCAAGTCCTAGGGACACTCTTTCTTGTTAGTCTCGTCTTTTGCTTATCTTTTGCTCAAATTGAAAGCATAATCGCTCAAACTCCCGATGCCAGCCAACTCGTGCAGCAAGGTATTGAGCGATACAAAGCAGCAGACTTTCGAGGTGCGATCGCACCCTGGAAAACAGCTTTAAATTTCTACCAACAAAGCAAAAATCAAAACAACGAAGCCATTGTTAGTGAAAACTTGGCAAGAGCCTATCAGCAGTTGGGAGATAGTGAAGAAGCACTGAGCTATTGGGAACAGGTGACAAAGTACTACCGCAACTCTGGAAACTTGCAACAATACGGGCGAATGCTGACCGAACAGGCACAAACTTATAGTAATTTGGGACAACCAGGGAAAGCGATCGCATTACTATGTGGTATACCTGAGAAGCAACCAAAATCTGACACAAAACCGCAAGAACAATCAAATTGTTTGCCAGGAAGCGCTTTACAAATAGCCCGCCAGCAAACAGATAAGCTTGGTGAAGTTGCTGCACTCGGAAGTTTGGGAGAAGCTTACCGTCTGAGGGGTAAGTATGACGACGCTATTAAGCATTTAGAGCAAGCAGAGAAAATTACAGAGCCAGTTTACAAGTCAAAAGTCTTAAATAGTCTGGGTAATGCTTACTTAAATAAGGCACAACGGGAGAAAATTCGTGCTGATTCTGCAAAGCAATTGGGTATCTCCAAGGCTAATGAGTTTCAGAAAAATGCGATCGCATATTACAAAAAAGCATGGGACTCCTTTCAATCTAGCCTGCGCCTTGCCCGTCAGCAAGACGATAAAGTCGGTCAAATGCAAGTATTGCTAAATTTAATTCAACTGGATCGCCATCTTCAAGATGAGAAAAATTTGACCTCCGCGTCTCCAAAATCGACACGGGAAAACTCTCAATCTGAGACTCACATACAAGCAGCTTTAAATCTGCTTGACAAATTACCATTATCTCGAAATAAAATCTATGCCGCAATAGATTTAGCTAATTTACCTGAGAATTCAAAAGATGCATCATCGTCATTAATTGCATGCTCTTCAAAGAGAAGACTACCAGAGTCACAAGCAAACTCACTGCTCCTAAATGCAGTAGAAACTTCGCAAAAGTTGCAAGATTCTCGTTCTCAGTCTTTTGCCTTTGGATCGCTAGGTCATTTCTATGAATGTCGTCAGGAATATAAACAAGCTTTAGACTTCACTCAAAAAGCATTGTGGTCAGCAGACCAAAAGATGCAAGCCAGAGATAGTGTGTATTTGTGGGAATGGCAAAGGGGACGCATTTTGAAAGCACAAGACAAAGAGTCAGAAGCATTACCATCATACCAACGAGCATACACTCTTTTAGAACAAATTCGCAGCGACATTCTCTCAGCAGAACGAGATTTACAATTTGATTTTCAGGATGTTATTAAGCCTCTTTATCTTGAGTTAGCACAATTAAGGCTAGAAGAAGCTTCATTACCATCGTCTAATACTGAAAATCGCAAAGAACAATTAAAGAATGCACTTGAAACCATTGATTCTTTAAAACTGGCAGAATTACAAAATTTCTTTGGTAACGACTGTATATTAACAGTCACTAATGACAAAAATGTAGATGAACTTTTAGGAAAGAGCACTGCTGTCTTTAGTTCTATTTTTCTAGACAAGAACATAGCTATTCTACTTAGTTTACCAAGTGGAGAAAGAAAGCTTCAGTGGATAAAAGAAAGCAGGGAAAATGTAATAACGGAAATTCAGAAATTTCGTCAGGGTCTTGAAGAAGGAATTTTAAATCCAGGTCAATACGACAGTACTCATGCACAAAATTTGTATGATTGGTTTATTCGTCCTTTTAAAGATAATTTGAAACAAGAACAGATAAAAACATTAGTTTTCGTTCAAGATGGTATCTTACGTATTATTCCAATGGCAGCCCTCTATGACAAGGAACAAAAGAAATTTTTAGTAGAGAATTACGATCTTGCCAACACTCCTAGTTTGAAATTAACCGCACCTAAAGCTCTAAATCAGCTAGAAAAGCGAGCCTTGATTTTGGGTTTGACTAAACAAGTAGAAGTTGATGGAACAACATACTCTGCATTACCCAATGTCCAATATGAAATTGATACGTTAAAGAAGCAATTTCCAGACAATAAACCGCTAATTAATGAAGAATTTAATCGAGAAAAGTTAGATCGAGAACTAAATAAAACAGTTTATCCAATTGTTCACATTGCGACTCATGCTCAGTTTGGTACAATTCCAGAAGACACTTTTATCGTAACTGGAAACGGCTACAAACTCACGATTAATGAGTTAGAAGCTTCACTCCGTCAAATCAATGGCGGTTCTCGTGCAGTAGAATTGCTTGCGTTAACTGCTTGTCAAACAGCTTTGGGAGATGAACGTGCTTCTCTTGGTTTAGCTGGTGTCGCAGTGCAAGCTGGAGTAAGAAGCGCTTTAGCAACTTTGTGGTCGGTTTCAGATGCATCAACGTCAAAATTGATGACTGAATTTTATAGTGGCATCAAATCAGGAATGAGTAAAGCACAAGCGTTGAGTGCAGCTCAACGAAAATTAATTCAGGCTAAAAAAATAGAAGATATTAACGACCAATATGATAATCCTGCTTACTGGGCACCATTCATTACGATCGGAAATTGGCTTTGA
- a CDS encoding DUF928 domain-containing protein → MSNQLLNPWLVTGCVLTISLTTASLAIARYVPPRDQKPPGEYSRTGGGRGCPEDKIPLTILAPKKHIGETTSRYPTFAWFVSNSYEVDFRIFEFDANNQPSKPIGKPVLLPNSSGVNKYSLPENQQGLTVGQKYLWQAAIKCQQGYLVERAEFKVVEMPASLSKKLSMTEDAAKKADLYAEAGLWYNALDEALKVSQEKKIAKIVTTLLQDLVTLEEPSRTDKLTDAERQEVQKRGDLLKQIADSNPSN, encoded by the coding sequence ATGAGCAATCAACTTTTAAACCCCTGGTTAGTAACTGGCTGTGTCCTGACCATATCTTTAACGACGGCTTCCTTAGCTATAGCGCGTTACGTACCTCCTCGCGATCAAAAACCTCCTGGTGAGTATTCTCGAACAGGAGGTGGAAGGGGATGTCCGGAAGATAAGATACCCTTAACAATACTTGCTCCTAAAAAACATATTGGCGAAACAACTTCTCGTTATCCTACATTTGCTTGGTTTGTCTCCAATTCTTATGAAGTAGACTTCCGAATTTTTGAGTTTGATGCCAATAATCAACCCTCAAAACCAATAGGTAAACCAGTACTATTGCCAAACTCTTCAGGAGTTAACAAGTACTCCTTACCAGAGAATCAGCAAGGGTTAACTGTAGGGCAAAAATACCTTTGGCAAGCTGCAATCAAGTGTCAGCAAGGATATTTAGTAGAAAGGGCAGAGTTTAAGGTAGTAGAAATGCCTGCTTCTTTATCAAAAAAACTTTCTATGACAGAAGATGCAGCTAAAAAAGCAGACTTATATGCTGAAGCAGGTTTGTGGTATAACGCTCTAGATGAAGCTCTTAAAGTTTCTCAGGAGAAAAAAATAGCAAAGATAGTTACAACTCTTCTGCAAGACCTAGTAACATTAGAAGAACCTAGTAGAACAGACAAATTAACTGATGCCGAACGTCAAGAGGTGCAGAAACGAGGCGATCTCTTAAAGCAAATTGCCGATAGCAATCCATCAAATTAA
- a CDS encoding type II toxin-antitoxin system VapC family toxin, whose amino-acid sequence MGIIDAIQGNRVYLDTNIWIYALEGYPEYFQDLTQLFQRITQGDLTAVTSELSLAEALVKPFQNQNLRQQQIYKQFISNSKNLSVISISRDILIEASQLRANVNIKLPDAIHAATAKLTLCSTFLTNDKRFQSVPNISVVLLSQTYSP is encoded by the coding sequence ATGGGAATCATAGATGCTATTCAAGGTAACAGAGTTTATCTTGATACAAATATCTGGATTTATGCTTTAGAAGGATATCCCGAATATTTTCAAGATTTGACTCAGCTATTTCAACGAATTACTCAAGGTGATTTGACTGCTGTCACGAGTGAATTGTCATTGGCTGAGGCATTAGTAAAACCTTTTCAGAATCAGAACTTAAGACAACAACAGATATATAAACAATTTATCAGTAACTCAAAAAATTTATCAGTGATTTCTATTTCTCGCGATATTTTAATAGAAGCCTCGCAATTACGTGCCAATGTCAACATCAAATTACCTGATGCAATTCACGCCGCAACAGCAAAGTTAACACTGTGTTCAACTTTCTTAACCAATGATAAACGCTTTCAAAGTGTCCCTAATATATCAGTGGTGTTGCTCTCTCAAACTTATTCTCCCTAA
- a CDS encoding WD40 repeat domain-containing protein produces the protein MDWISLLKSQQADFLQRVKKPKTYDLSLLESQVKGCHSEIMAFWGESLAKLLEIARQQAEIVAKNPPATPPEYPEPPDWAIPFPQYFQQQAEDYLLREQIVDRVISDRLGKQIKKVPQDVVKNMVLDDEGNLRGESKFHYILASNPKVSIQVHAADGESFNGIKKDKIRWSITQEDLKNHKVLLFLCLFYPFTGKRGYEKQAVIAGFLPTEHIELSEPKLHITPSHLLYAGGLGWYLESLSTKKDTRQILDDFAIAETTQTLPPEHTLKSIIGDWECWQTLKGHIRGINCLAFSYRGHKGDALPIVASGSRGETKLWDLTRGELVGTLSEYPWTVSGLVDEVNALAFSPDGQILVSGGADSTIKIWHVGAQDLIDIMHKHNGMVRCVAFTPDGQTLATGGDDRKIMFWDLTERQVTTALSLDDTAAHSLVLSSDGKTLITGSYRKIKVWRISRQRGGVPTFDSELVHSLTGHAHIVRALATSADGKILVSGSRDKTIKIWHLETGELLRTLKGHRDGVYAIALSPDGDIIASGSADKTIKLWHLETGELLGTFAGHTHTVTAVAFTSSGELLVSGSLDKTIKIWQRS, from the coding sequence ATGGACTGGATTAGCTTGCTCAAGTCCCAACAAGCTGATTTCCTTCAAAGAGTAAAAAAACCTAAAACTTACGACTTGTCTTTGTTAGAAAGTCAAGTCAAAGGGTGCCACAGCGAGATTATGGCTTTTTGGGGCGAATCATTGGCAAAACTGCTGGAAATTGCTCGCCAACAAGCAGAAATTGTTGCCAAAAATCCCCCTGCTACACCGCCTGAATATCCCGAGCCTCCTGATTGGGCAATCCCTTTTCCACAATACTTTCAGCAACAAGCAGAAGATTACCTTCTTCGAGAGCAAATTGTAGACCGCGTGATAAGCGATCGCTTGGGGAAACAAATTAAAAAAGTACCTCAAGATGTTGTCAAAAATATGGTTTTGGACGATGAAGGCAATTTACGTGGAGAAAGTAAATTTCATTACATACTTGCCAGCAACCCCAAAGTCAGTATTCAAGTTCATGCTGCTGATGGAGAAAGCTTTAATGGTATAAAAAAAGACAAAATAAGATGGTCTATCACCCAAGAGGATTTAAAAAATCACAAAGTCCTGCTTTTCCTGTGCTTATTTTATCCTTTTACAGGTAAACGAGGCTACGAAAAACAAGCAGTCATCGCAGGTTTTCTGCCAACGGAACACATTGAGTTGAGCGAGCCAAAGCTTCATATCACTCCAAGTCATTTACTATACGCTGGGGGATTGGGTTGGTATTTAGAATCTTTATCTACTAAAAAAGACACAAGACAAATATTAGACGACTTTGCCATAGCGGAAACTACACAAACACTTCCGCCCGAGCATACTCTAAAAAGTATAATTGGAGACTGGGAATGCTGGCAGACCCTAAAGGGGCATATTCGGGGAATTAATTGTCTTGCTTTTAGCTACAGGGGTCATAAAGGTGATGCTTTACCTATAGTAGCCAGTGGTAGCCGTGGAGAGACCAAGCTGTGGGATTTAACCAGAGGTGAATTAGTAGGGACTTTATCAGAATATCCTTGGACTGTTTCCGGTTTAGTAGATGAAGTGAATGCTCTGGCTTTCAGTCCGGACGGACAAATTTTGGTCAGTGGGGGTGCAGACTCTACTATCAAAATTTGGCACGTAGGCGCACAAGACTTAATAGATATTATGCACAAGCATAATGGAATGGTACGCTGCGTTGCCTTTACTCCTGATGGGCAGACATTAGCAACAGGGGGAGACGATCGCAAAATTATGTTTTGGGATTTGACAGAACGTCAGGTGACGACTGCTCTCTCTTTAGATGATACTGCAGCCCATTCCCTAGTTCTCAGTTCTGACGGCAAAACACTCATCACCGGTAGCTACCGCAAAATCAAAGTGTGGCGGATCTCCCGTCAAAGGGGTGGAGTCCCAACTTTTGACTCAGAGTTAGTACACTCGCTGACAGGTCACGCTCACATCGTTCGTGCTTTGGCAACAAGTGCAGATGGCAAAATTTTAGTCAGTGGCAGTCGCGATAAAACGATTAAAATTTGGCATTTAGAAACTGGAGAATTACTGCGGACTCTGAAAGGACATAGAGATGGCGTGTATGCGATCGCACTCAGTCCTGACGGAGACATTATCGCCAGTGGCAGTGCCGATAAAACCATCAAGTTGTGGCATCTAGAAACAGGTGAATTACTGGGTACTTTTGCAGGTCATACACACACTGTCACAGCAGTTGCATTCACAAGTTCTGGAGAACTTTTAGTCAGTGGGAGTTTAGATAAAACGATTAAAATCTGGCAGAGGAGTTAG